One part of the Geothrix edaphica genome encodes these proteins:
- a CDS encoding cytochrome c3 family protein — protein sequence MAASRHPASREEVARIRRSAIDAACLACHMNPLPASASKSLAAGPGLGQTLGRAVGLVPAGAGSLGLSRQGEEGLLVPAGGSDHVNQRPGSLAARYTRVVGAGPTRVVLRSGCSACHDPHGRTPKKLRALAFDARGQLLRGVKPASASQVCFGCHAGNEAAPLEQGKADVGLLFSKGAASSHRMGRKASDRMDLPSLRTSPNQDPLDCTSCHANPDPTGLRGPHVSRFPSLLKASYGYERDAGLLGARSNDLCYTCHDQRSIESNRSFPFHREHLLGFTTASSLKAPVKGLRTVREIQAGRPLAPPAGLGVPTPCATCHTAHGSMSQPALIQFDTAVVTRSTVGAVEFSRNGVGHGTCTLTCHGYDHVQTRY from the coding sequence ATGGCCGCGTCACGTCATCCCGCCAGTCGGGAGGAGGTCGCCCGCATCAGGCGCAGTGCCATCGATGCCGCCTGCCTGGCCTGTCACATGAACCCGCTGCCGGCCAGCGCCTCCAAGTCGCTGGCCGCTGGCCCGGGGCTGGGTCAGACGCTGGGCCGGGCCGTGGGCCTGGTTCCCGCAGGCGCCGGTTCCCTGGGGCTGTCGCGCCAGGGGGAGGAGGGGCTGCTGGTGCCGGCCGGTGGTTCCGATCATGTGAATCAGAGGCCCGGCAGTCTTGCCGCTCGCTATACCCGCGTGGTAGGTGCGGGGCCCACGCGGGTGGTCTTGCGGTCGGGCTGCTCGGCTTGCCACGATCCCCACGGGCGGACGCCCAAGAAGCTGCGGGCCCTCGCCTTCGACGCCAGGGGCCAGCTTCTGCGCGGCGTCAAACCGGCCTCCGCCTCCCAGGTCTGCTTCGGCTGCCATGCGGGGAACGAGGCTGCGCCGCTGGAACAGGGGAAGGCGGATGTGGGGCTGCTCTTCAGCAAGGGCGCAGCCTCCAGCCATCGCATGGGGCGCAAGGCCTCGGACCGCATGGACCTGCCGAGCCTCCGCACCAGCCCTAACCAGGATCCCCTGGACTGCACCTCGTGCCATGCCAACCCCGATCCCACGGGGCTCCGCGGGCCCCACGTGTCGCGCTTCCCCTCCCTCCTGAAGGCCAGCTACGGCTACGAACGCGATGCAGGGCTCCTGGGGGCGCGCTCCAACGACCTGTGCTACACCTGCCACGACCAGCGTTCCATCGAATCCAACCGGTCCTTCCCCTTCCACCGGGAGCACCTCCTGGGGTTCACCACGGCCTCATCTCTGAAGGCGCCCGTCAAGGGACTCCGCACGGTGCGGGAGATCCAGGCGGGCCGCCCGCTGGCGCCGCCGGCGGGGCTTGGCGTGCCGACGCCCTGCGCCACCTGCCACACGGCGCACGGCTCCATGAGCCAGCCCGCGCTCATCCAGTTCGATACCGCAGTTGTGACCCGCTCCACTGTAGGCGCGGTTGAATTTAGTAGAAATGGTGTGGGCCACGGCACCTGCACGCTCACCTGCCATGGCTACGATCACGTCCAGACACGCTACTGA
- a CDS encoding multiheme c-type cytochrome, whose amino-acid sequence MRFSEALPRSLLRGLPPFIMACFAALAIPVVGAEDCLPCHRQKTPGAVRQWELSAHARVKVGCATCHGSDHARIEKGEARVDLKVCGACHKRALGEHQASRHGMALHTGWGCVRNLPGRNAKECQFCHEDGTGLPTSTVQCARFLKQSAAMGQVGCNACHQVEASCATCHSNHGTDLKIARDPNVCATCHMGPDHPQWEMWQTSRHGTLSTSAPSGTGPTCQTCHMPRGSHDVSAGLTLTSGGERLPDAPRTARRAEMVQICLACHSTAFAKRELERDDAVQQESMALVKEAEAIIGDLFDHGLLDPMPGERPPHPLRGRALVLDAQMLYEDTSHIERLFFKMKKYDFAKTIKGAFHQNPAYTHWYGNAELKMDLVDIKAEAQRLRERKRPPQAAAAPAAEGIEARLRALKAKLDRGGITPEAYRREKAAVLEGGGFQP is encoded by the coding sequence GTGAGGTTCTCCGAAGCGCTCCCCCGCAGCCTCCTCCGCGGTCTCCCCCCCTTCATCATGGCCTGCTTCGCCGCGCTGGCGATCCCGGTCGTGGGCGCAGAAGACTGTCTCCCCTGCCACCGCCAGAAGACGCCCGGCGCCGTGCGCCAGTGGGAGCTGAGTGCCCATGCCAGAGTCAAGGTGGGCTGTGCCACATGCCATGGATCCGACCACGCCCGCATCGAAAAAGGCGAGGCCCGGGTGGACCTCAAGGTTTGCGGCGCCTGCCATAAGCGGGCCCTGGGGGAGCACCAGGCCAGCCGCCACGGCATGGCCCTGCACACGGGCTGGGGCTGCGTGCGCAACCTGCCGGGCCGGAACGCGAAGGAATGCCAGTTCTGCCACGAAGATGGCACCGGCCTGCCCACCTCCACCGTGCAGTGCGCCCGCTTCCTCAAGCAGAGCGCGGCCATGGGGCAGGTGGGCTGCAACGCCTGCCACCAGGTGGAGGCTTCCTGCGCCACCTGTCACAGCAACCACGGCACCGATCTGAAGATCGCCCGCGATCCCAACGTGTGCGCCACCTGTCACATGGGGCCCGACCATCCCCAGTGGGAAATGTGGCAAACCTCCCGGCACGGCACCCTCTCCACCAGCGCCCCGTCGGGCACCGGGCCCACCTGCCAGACCTGCCACATGCCCAGGGGCAGTCACGACGTGTCCGCGGGGCTGACACTGACCTCCGGCGGGGAGCGGCTTCCCGATGCGCCAAGGACGGCCCGTAGGGCGGAGATGGTTCAGATCTGCCTGGCCTGCCACAGCACCGCCTTCGCCAAGAGGGAACTGGAGCGGGATGACGCCGTGCAGCAGGAGAGCATGGCCCTCGTCAAGGAGGCCGAAGCCATCATCGGCGACCTCTTCGACCACGGCCTGCTCGACCCCATGCCAGGCGAGCGCCCCCCGCACCCGCTCCGGGGCAGGGCCCTGGTGCTGGACGCTCAGATGCTCTACGAGGACACCTCCCACATCGAGCGCCTGTTCTTCAAGATGAAGAAGTACGACTTCGCCAAAACCATCAAGGGCGCCTTCCACCAGAACCCGGCCTACACCCACTGGTACGGCAACGCCGAGCTGAAGATGGACCTGGTCGACATCAAGGCCGAGGCGCAGCGCCTGCGGGAGCGCAAGCGTCCGCCGCAGGCCGCGGCAGCCCCTGCGGCTGAGGGCATCGAGGCACGCCTGCGGGCCCTGAAGGCCAAGCTGGACCGCGGCGGCATCACGCCCGAGGCCTACCGGCGGGAGAAGGCGGCGGTGCTGGAGGGCGGCGGTTTCCAGCCGTGA
- a CDS encoding tetratricopeptide repeat protein, with protein sequence MKAPHAAAAGALVDAAWRLFEQGDGLGATRLCEDALRLDDHHPDALHVLAVAQCQLGNLDRARTLCLQALEVRPGHLNTLNSLGNILRTGLRFDEAIEAFRRALALNPRFPQAHLNLGITYWQAGRLEDSFRCSEAALKLDPSFAEAHYNHALHLLQRGDFAQGWQEFGWRWRAPGVAPRHGFTQPRWKGEDFRGRTLLVHAEQGLGDTLQFIRFVPQVAGRGGTVRVACPRELVALLGPALPGIQVLDEGAALPPFDLQCPLMDLPGVLRTTGETLPTTTPYLFAQEDAVTSWRGRFAGAGLKVGLVWRGGFRYALDAMRSLSLETLAPLAEVEGVRFVSLQKELLPAEAETPLLARCDAAGPDLPDFAATAAAVAALDLVISVDTAVAHLAGALGRPTWLLLPHPSDWRWGLEASSTVWYPSLRLFRQDQAGDWTGVVHRVTRDIRALATETQRPA encoded by the coding sequence GTGAAGGCCCCGCATGCCGCGGCGGCGGGCGCCCTGGTCGACGCGGCCTGGCGGCTTTTCGAACAGGGCGACGGCCTCGGGGCCACCCGGCTTTGCGAGGACGCCCTGAGGCTGGATGACCACCATCCCGACGCCCTCCATGTGCTGGCGGTGGCCCAGTGCCAGCTGGGGAATCTCGACCGCGCCCGGACCCTGTGCCTGCAGGCCCTGGAGGTCCGACCCGGCCACCTCAACACGCTGAACAGCCTCGGCAACATCCTGCGCACCGGCCTCCGCTTTGACGAGGCGATTGAAGCCTTCCGCCGCGCGCTGGCCCTCAACCCGAGGTTCCCCCAGGCCCACCTCAACCTGGGGATCACCTACTGGCAGGCGGGCCGCCTGGAGGACTCCTTCCGCTGCTCGGAGGCGGCCCTGAAGCTCGATCCCTCCTTCGCAGAGGCCCACTACAACCATGCCCTGCACTTGCTCCAGCGCGGCGATTTCGCCCAGGGCTGGCAGGAGTTCGGCTGGCGTTGGCGCGCGCCAGGCGTGGCTCCGCGGCACGGGTTCACGCAGCCGCGCTGGAAGGGCGAGGACTTCCGGGGCCGTACCCTGCTCGTTCACGCGGAGCAGGGGCTGGGCGACACCCTGCAGTTCATCCGCTTCGTGCCGCAGGTGGCCGGGCGGGGCGGCACCGTCCGGGTGGCCTGCCCGCGGGAGCTGGTCGCCCTCCTGGGCCCGGCGTTGCCGGGCATCCAAGTCCTCGATGAAGGCGCCGCCCTGCCCCCCTTCGACCTCCAGTGCCCGCTGATGGACCTGCCCGGCGTCCTCCGAACCACCGGAGAGACCCTGCCCACCACGACGCCCTACCTCTTCGCCCAGGAGGACGCCGTAACCTCCTGGCGGGGTCGCTTCGCCGGGGCGGGCCTGAAGGTGGGCCTGGTCTGGCGCGGCGGGTTCCGCTACGCCCTGGACGCCATGCGCTCCCTGTCCCTCGAAACCCTGGCGCCTCTGGCGGAAGTTGAGGGCGTGCGCTTCGTGAGCCTGCAGAAGGAGCTGCTGCCCGCGGAGGCGGAGACACCCCTGCTCGCGCGTTGCGACGCGGCGGGACCGGACCTGCCCGACTTCGCTGCCACCGCCGCCGCCGTGGCGGCCCTGGACCTGGTCATCTCCGTGGACACCGCCGTGGCCCACCTGGCGGGGGCCCTGGGCCGGCCCACCTGGCTGCTACTGCCCCATCCTTCGGACTGGCGCTGGGGGCTCGAGGCCTCCAGCACGGTCTGGTACCCGAGCCTGCGACTCTTCCGGCAGGACCAGGCCGGGGATTGGACGGGGGTCGTTCACCGCGTGACCCGCGATATCAGGGCTCTCGCCACGGAAACGCAACGGCCCGCCTGA
- a CDS encoding sensor histidine kinase: protein MKRITRTLRFRLTAWYCIALAAGMVVFGGVLLGLAERHLMTNHDEAISLRGATALQILAQGGPGHDFTPWQTTRLARLGKVAIAQNLVGRDLVVYESPELYNASIMDRISALPNSEGEPNALRTFVQNGDYWRVLIIHRHPPGARHSTIWILEELGAVDATLKRLRLAFFHLVPVGLLVSFLGGYMLSGRALAPVTRIITLTKEIEAHSLDRRLPHPGVDDEIGRLVDTLNRMIGRLENAFEAMKRFTADASHELRSPLATIRNTIDVTLEQARTPQEQEAALRSVGEEVDRIRSLAEDLLLLARADSGRMVMQARPVDLAFIVEAQVEARLPQAEEWGLEVQVGPLIHDEILGDEGWLHQVVSNLLSNAIKYTPRGGKVLVDMARTPQALQVIVSDTGPGIPEEDLERIFDRFYRVDPSRTRTRAPGTGLGLAIAAWVVAEHHGTLRAANRPEGGATFTVTLPLGAAHA, encoded by the coding sequence GTGAAGCGCATCACCCGCACGCTGCGTTTTCGCCTCACGGCCTGGTACTGCATCGCCCTGGCGGCGGGCATGGTCGTGTTCGGGGGCGTCCTCCTGGGCCTGGCGGAACGGCACCTGATGACCAACCACGACGAGGCCATCAGCCTGCGCGGCGCCACGGCCCTGCAGATCCTGGCCCAGGGTGGGCCCGGCCACGACTTCACCCCCTGGCAGACCACCCGGCTGGCCCGGCTGGGCAAGGTGGCCATCGCGCAGAATCTGGTGGGGCGCGACCTCGTGGTCTACGAGTCCCCGGAGCTGTACAACGCCTCCATCATGGACCGGATCTCCGCCCTTCCCAATTCGGAGGGCGAACCCAACGCCCTCCGGACCTTCGTGCAGAACGGAGACTACTGGCGGGTTCTCATCATCCACCGCCATCCGCCCGGCGCCCGTCACAGCACCATCTGGATCCTCGAGGAGCTGGGGGCCGTGGACGCCACGCTGAAGCGGCTCCGGCTGGCCTTCTTCCACCTCGTTCCGGTGGGCCTCCTGGTCTCCTTCCTCGGCGGGTACATGCTCTCGGGCCGGGCCCTGGCTCCGGTCACGCGCATCATCACACTGACGAAGGAGATCGAGGCCCACAGCCTCGACCGGCGCCTCCCCCATCCCGGGGTGGATGACGAGATCGGCCGCCTGGTCGACACGCTGAACCGGATGATCGGCCGCCTCGAGAACGCCTTCGAGGCCATGAAGCGCTTCACGGCCGATGCCTCCCACGAGCTGCGCAGCCCTCTGGCCACCATCCGCAATACCATCGACGTGACCCTGGAGCAGGCACGGACGCCCCAGGAGCAGGAGGCGGCGCTGCGCAGCGTTGGCGAGGAGGTGGACCGCATCCGGTCCCTGGCGGAGGACCTGCTTCTGCTGGCCCGCGCCGACTCGGGGCGCATGGTGATGCAGGCGAGGCCCGTGGACCTGGCCTTCATCGTCGAGGCGCAGGTGGAGGCGCGCCTTCCCCAGGCCGAGGAGTGGGGGCTGGAGGTGCAGGTGGGGCCCCTGATCCACGACGAGATCCTGGGCGATGAAGGATGGCTTCACCAGGTCGTGAGCAACCTGCTGAGCAACGCCATCAAGTACACGCCCCGAGGGGGGAAGGTGCTCGTGGACATGGCCCGCACCCCGCAGGCCCTCCAGGTCATCGTCAGCGACACCGGCCCCGGCATTCCCGAGGAGGACCTCGAGCGGATCTTCGACCGCTTCTACCGCGTGGATCCCTCCCGCACCCGCACCCGCGCGCCAGGCACGGGCCTGGGCCTGGCCATCGCCGCCTGGGTGGTGGCCGAGCACCACGGCACCCTCCGCGCCGCCAACCGCCCCGAAGGCGGCGCCACCTTCACAGTCACCCTGCCCCTAGGCGCCGCCCATGCGTAA
- a CDS encoding spermidine synthase, with translation MSSGIAASAGPQGASGLGGLGRLLVLATAVLCGAAVMEIEVLGARVVSPWFGVSLFVWTALITVTLLALAAGYFLGGQLADRRGDLRTLAFVVGAAGLLLMVVPWLRAPVLQLCARAGIRGGALLSALILFGAPLTLLGMVTPFVVKLFLRDVRETGSTVGRLSALSTVGSFLGTVATGFWLIPAFHVDQIAGGSAFVLLLLAGGLLSVTLRKARAMAIALPALCFLQAPPLARTVLDSGTRAEVVFRQGSFYGPIRVVDYTYPPNHTREMLIGGIIQGGLDVVSGEPVYPYDYFLERAALSFVPRARRALIVGLGPGVMTARLAKYGLSGTVVEIDPRVAEVARDYFGYRQDAFKLAVADGRHFLETTRETYDLVLLDAFSAETEPSHMFTREAFQAVKRCLNPGGGLVINLAAVAGGSEEENRVLNAVLRTMQGVFPEVSAFEAPDPAPGAVVNFTLVGSLTPGIRPTPRTFLPPYPPAAQYLEGFMATPYRLPSAGEGYTDDWCPMEAHGAATKLKSRKTLAAPPEILLD, from the coding sequence ATGAGTTCCGGGATTGCGGCTTCGGCAGGGCCCCAGGGCGCATCCGGCCTCGGGGGCCTTGGCCGCCTGCTGGTCCTGGCCACGGCGGTGCTCTGCGGCGCTGCGGTGATGGAGATTGAGGTCCTCGGGGCCCGGGTCGTGAGCCCCTGGTTCGGTGTGAGCCTGTTCGTGTGGACTGCCCTCATCACGGTGACGCTGCTGGCGCTGGCCGCCGGCTACTTCCTGGGCGGCCAGCTGGCGGATCGGCGAGGAGATCTGCGGACCCTCGCCTTTGTGGTGGGGGCCGCCGGCCTGCTGCTCATGGTCGTGCCCTGGCTCCGTGCGCCGGTCCTCCAGCTCTGCGCCAGGGCGGGTATCCGCGGCGGGGCCCTCCTCTCGGCCCTGATCCTCTTCGGCGCCCCCCTCACCCTGCTGGGCATGGTCACGCCCTTCGTCGTGAAGCTGTTCCTCCGGGATGTGCGGGAGACGGGAAGTACCGTGGGACGCCTGTCGGCGCTCTCCACGGTGGGCAGCTTCCTGGGCACCGTGGCCACGGGCTTCTGGCTGATCCCCGCCTTCCATGTGGATCAGATCGCGGGCGGCAGCGCTTTCGTTCTCCTGCTCCTCGCGGGGGGGCTGCTCAGCGTCACCCTGCGGAAGGCCCGGGCCATGGCCATCGCGCTCCCGGCCCTCTGCTTCCTCCAGGCGCCGCCCCTGGCCCGGACGGTCCTCGACTCCGGCACCCGGGCCGAGGTGGTCTTCCGCCAGGGCAGCTTCTACGGCCCCATCCGGGTGGTGGACTACACCTATCCGCCCAACCACACCCGGGAGATGCTCATCGGCGGGATCATTCAGGGCGGGCTCGACGTGGTCTCGGGAGAGCCGGTCTACCCTTATGACTATTTCCTCGAGCGGGCGGCACTGTCCTTCGTGCCGCGGGCCCGAAGGGCGCTGATCGTGGGACTGGGCCCCGGCGTGATGACCGCCCGCCTGGCGAAGTACGGGCTGTCGGGCACGGTGGTAGAGATCGATCCCCGCGTGGCAGAGGTGGCGCGAGACTACTTCGGGTACCGGCAGGATGCCTTCAAGCTGGCCGTGGCCGACGGCCGCCACTTCCTCGAGACCACCCGGGAGACCTACGACCTGGTGCTGCTGGACGCCTTCTCCGCAGAGACAGAGCCTTCCCACATGTTCACCCGGGAGGCCTTCCAGGCGGTGAAGCGTTGCCTGAACCCCGGGGGTGGTCTGGTCATCAACCTGGCGGCCGTGGCCGGCGGTTCCGAGGAGGAGAACCGGGTGCTGAATGCCGTCCTGCGCACGATGCAGGGCGTCTTTCCGGAAGTCTCCGCCTTCGAGGCTCCCGATCCCGCCCCGGGCGCCGTCGTCAACTTCACGCTGGTGGGATCGCTCACACCCGGCATCCGGCCGACGCCGCGCACCTTCCTTCCCCCCTACCCGCCAGCCGCCCAGTATCTGGAAGGCTTCATGGCCACTCCGTACCGCCTCCCCAGTGCCGGCGAGGGGTACACGGACGACTGGTGCCCCATGGAGGCCCATGGCGCCGCCACCAAGCTGAAGTCCCGGAAGACCCTGGCCGCGCCTCCCGAGATCCTGCTGGACTGA
- a CDS encoding cytochrome c3 family protein, producing the protein MRKSHPAYTRRKFSLRWRGRRWYDPNERKLIWSTACMAALTLVARLAVMAVSALQEPTLAAGAIPVRGLVGTAHDLSATGPYKVTHSTETCTFCHTPHQAVSGINQAIPIWNHETTTTQFLMYSNATMKGVVDPQPLGPSLACLSCHDGTLAMGALHEAPPGGGNGDYSQAQGGGVNPGTGLMQGANTIGHDLTGVHPISMTYRDDLNKSLRHPTELVGVRLYPSNVSGGKVQCGSCHDPHNYGSAGGTAPFLRVTTQGSALCLSCHLM; encoded by the coding sequence ATGAGAAAGAGCCATCCAGCCTATACCCGCCGAAAGTTCTCGCTGCGCTGGCGGGGGCGGCGGTGGTACGACCCGAACGAGCGGAAGCTCATCTGGTCGACGGCGTGCATGGCGGCGCTCACCCTGGTGGCGAGGCTGGCGGTGATGGCCGTGTCGGCCCTCCAGGAACCCACCCTCGCTGCGGGAGCGATCCCGGTCCGCGGGCTGGTCGGCACGGCCCACGACCTCAGCGCCACGGGGCCCTACAAGGTCACCCACAGCACCGAGACCTGCACCTTCTGCCATACCCCGCACCAGGCCGTCTCGGGCATCAACCAAGCCATCCCCATCTGGAACCACGAGACCACCACCACGCAGTTCCTGATGTACTCCAACGCCACCATGAAGGGGGTTGTGGACCCACAGCCCCTCGGGCCGAGCCTGGCCTGTCTCTCCTGCCACGACGGGACCCTGGCCATGGGAGCCCTCCACGAGGCCCCTCCCGGCGGAGGGAATGGGGACTACTCGCAGGCTCAGGGCGGGGGCGTGAACCCCGGCACGGGCCTGATGCAGGGGGCGAACACGATCGGGCACGACCTGACAGGCGTCCATCCCATCTCCATGACCTACCGCGACGACCTGAACAAGTCCCTGCGGCATCCCACCGAACTCGTCGGCGTGCGCCTCTATCCGTCCAACGTCTCCGGGGGCAAGGTCCAGTGCGGTTCCTGCCATGACCCCCACAACTACGGGAGCGCCGGCGGCACGGCGCCTTTCCTCAGGGTCACCACGCAGGGTTCCGCGCTCTGCCTGAGCTGCCACCTCATGTAA
- a CDS encoding response regulator transcription factor, translated as MKILIVEDETKLAQILQQGLKENGYIADWVGDGATGLEMALSGSYDAVILDVMLPAMDGFEVLSRIRKTRSTLPVMMLTARTNVDDRVRGLDFGADDYLSKPFDFKELLARLRAVTRRPQVEIRSKLTVADLELDSKSHEVRRGGKLIDLTPKEFGILEYLLSRKGLVLTRAMIMDHVWPSDSDYNGGSNLVEVYVNFLRKKIDQGQSVKLIQTIRGAGYMIQDHP; from the coding sequence GTGAAGATCCTGATCGTCGAAGACGAGACCAAGCTGGCCCAGATCCTCCAGCAGGGCCTGAAGGAGAACGGCTACATCGCGGACTGGGTCGGGGACGGCGCCACCGGCCTGGAGATGGCCCTCTCGGGCAGCTACGACGCCGTCATCCTGGATGTGATGCTCCCCGCCATGGATGGCTTCGAGGTCCTATCCAGGATCCGCAAGACCCGCAGCACCCTTCCGGTGATGATGCTCACGGCACGGACCAATGTGGACGACCGCGTGCGGGGGCTCGACTTCGGCGCCGACGACTACCTCTCCAAGCCCTTCGACTTCAAGGAGCTGCTCGCGCGGCTGCGGGCCGTCACGCGGCGGCCCCAGGTGGAAATCCGGAGCAAGCTGACCGTGGCCGACCTCGAACTGGACTCGAAAAGCCACGAGGTCCGCCGCGGCGGCAAGCTCATCGACTTGACGCCCAAGGAGTTCGGCATCCTGGAATACCTGCTGAGCCGCAAGGGCCTGGTGCTGACCCGCGCCATGATCATGGACCACGTCTGGCCCTCGGATTCCGACTACAACGGGGGCTCGAACCTCGTGGAGGTCTACGTCAACTTCCTCCGGAAGAAGATCGACCAGGGGCAGTCCGTCAAGCTCATCCAGACCATCCGCGGCGCAGGCTACATGATCCAGGATCACCCGTGA
- a CDS encoding peptidyl-prolyl cis-trans isomerase translates to MRTPSEQHPETARPRRPLWAGALILLVAAFGCDKPTHPVAQVGRAWVGQPEWTYYLEHHPAATPAVALEDLLRREVAWQQAERRGLLEGENWEAFKVQNRVAVLSRAYLDRQPGAPPLTEAAAKAHFMASNEQRRVVHLVCKTESEAKAALGRIQKGEGFEKVATALSIDPSTASNHGNLGWIKRDQVVQAFADPVFGAKVGELRGPFQSEFGWHVAQVREVKAPTDADFEQNKAALLAGLEEMNQTQRRPAVLAPLRATYPLKADRAVLSIDRTTVPVEGDEKRVAGKVGSKEITLKALKLFMGEAMNVGGASHGLGPETKGKFLDLMADDLRLTLAAEKAGLPKEPGIKAAIWDSERAAAFNLFSQIFLKDYKPQEAELSAHYQAHLEHFRSIGAVKVYLLVADLPETVDQAAREAQKGVPWKQLVDKYAIKESTGQWDAGWLEVSGLQKVLPKEAVVAMLKQPLGSLVGPVPSPEGSMLFKVLERRPGEVLPFKDCLEQVQKDFVKVEGAAVVKRYLDGEGKAGLSVKTFPENLNSPVVR, encoded by the coding sequence ATGCGCACACCCTCGGAACAGCACCCGGAAACCGCCCGCCCTCGCCGCCCGCTGTGGGCCGGGGCGCTGATCCTCTTGGTCGCGGCCTTTGGCTGCGACAAGCCGACCCATCCTGTGGCGCAGGTGGGACGCGCCTGGGTGGGGCAGCCCGAGTGGACCTACTACCTGGAGCACCACCCGGCCGCCACTCCGGCTGTGGCCCTGGAGGACCTGCTGAGGCGCGAAGTCGCCTGGCAACAGGCTGAGCGGCGGGGCCTGCTGGAGGGCGAAAACTGGGAAGCATTCAAGGTGCAGAACCGGGTGGCGGTGCTGAGCAGGGCCTACCTGGACCGCCAGCCCGGGGCTCCGCCCCTCACGGAAGCCGCAGCCAAGGCCCATTTCATGGCGTCGAACGAGCAGCGCCGCGTGGTGCACCTGGTCTGCAAGACCGAGAGCGAGGCGAAAGCGGCCCTGGGCCGGATCCAGAAGGGGGAAGGCTTCGAGAAGGTCGCCACGGCCCTTTCCATCGACCCTTCCACCGCGAGCAACCACGGGAATCTGGGCTGGATCAAGCGGGACCAGGTGGTCCAGGCCTTCGCGGACCCGGTCTTCGGCGCCAAGGTGGGCGAACTGCGCGGCCCCTTCCAGAGCGAATTCGGTTGGCACGTGGCCCAGGTCCGGGAGGTCAAGGCGCCCACGGACGCGGATTTCGAACAGAACAAGGCCGCCCTCCTGGCGGGCCTCGAGGAAATGAACCAGACCCAGCGCCGCCCGGCGGTGTTGGCGCCGCTGCGGGCCACCTACCCGCTGAAGGCGGACCGAGCCGTGCTCAGCATCGACCGCACCACCGTTCCCGTGGAGGGGGACGAGAAGCGTGTGGCGGGGAAGGTGGGTTCCAAGGAGATCACGCTGAAGGCCCTCAAGCTGTTCATGGGCGAGGCCATGAACGTGGGCGGGGCGAGCCACGGCCTTGGTCCCGAGACCAAGGGGAAGTTCCTTGACCTCATGGCGGATGACCTGCGGCTGACCCTCGCAGCCGAGAAGGCGGGTCTGCCCAAGGAGCCCGGCATCAAGGCCGCCATCTGGGATTCGGAGCGGGCCGCGGCCTTCAACCTGTTCTCCCAGATCTTCCTGAAGGATTACAAACCGCAGGAGGCCGAACTGAGCGCGCACTATCAGGCGCACCTCGAACACTTCCGCTCCATCGGTGCGGTGAAGGTCTACCTGCTGGTGGCCGACCTGCCTGAGACGGTGGACCAGGCGGCGCGGGAGGCCCAGAAGGGAGTGCCCTGGAAGCAGCTCGTGGACAAGTACGCCATCAAGGAATCCACGGGCCAGTGGGATGCAGGCTGGCTGGAGGTCTCCGGCCTGCAGAAGGTGCTGCCCAAGGAAGCCGTGGTGGCCATGCTGAAGCAGCCCCTGGGGTCGCTCGTCGGCCCCGTGCCCAGTCCCGAGGGTTCCATGCTCTTCAAGGTGCTGGAGCGGAGGCCCGGTGAGGTGCTGCCCTTCAAGGACTGCCTGGAGCAGGTCCAGAAGGACTTCGTGAAGGTCGAGGGCGCCGCCGTGGTGAAGCGGTACCTGGACGGCGAGGGCAAGGCCGGGCTTTCCGTGAAGACCTTCCCGGAGAACCTGAACAGCCCGGTGGTGCGCTGA